Genomic window (Ruminococcus flavefaciens AE3010):
AAGGGGAATCTGTCCCCGAAAAGCACTGTCCTTGTTTTAGCAGCAGCAGCCATTTCAGCAAAGCCCGTATCGAGAGCTTTCAGCTCTGCCTCGTAGGAATCCAGATTAGCGCGGTACTTAGCCGCATTGTCGGGGTCTTTCTCACAGAGTGAGTCGCAGATAGCCCTGCAGATGACCTCTGCATTCTTTACTGACAGCCATACGTGCTCGTCGTACTCGGGACCTTCCTCTTCGCCCTCTTCTTCCTCTTCCTCGGGCTCCATGCCCTCCTTCAGCTCCTCTTCCTTGACGCTCTGACCGAGAACGTCGAAGAGCCTGAGTATCTTCATATCCTTATTCCGGGCGTCCTGAAGAGTATCGGTGACCCAGCTCTCGGACTCGCCGCCTACGTACATGAGCAGGTCGCAGTTGGAAATGGTCAGTATATCCTGTGCAGTGGGCTGATAGTTGTGGAGGTCTATACCGCTGCCGAGGAGATATGTTATCTCAGCGCTGTCGGTATCGCCTATTATATTCTTTGTCCAGTCGTACTCCGAGAAAGTGGTGCAGACTATACTGAGCTTGCCGTCCTTTCTGGCAGCATTGCTGTCTGCGCAGCCTGTGAATATAAAAGCCGCAAGAGCTGCGGTGATTGTAATCGAAAAAAGTCTGCGTACGGAAAACATTTGAACAACCTCTCATATTTGAATTTGATAATCATTTTCGATTTATTATATACCATGTTTTATGGTTTGTCAAGGGGTATTTTGAAAAAATGAAAATGAGATGATATTTGGGGTGATATACTTGACAATTACTGCTGTTTAAT
Coding sequences:
- a CDS encoding metal ABC transporter substrate-binding protein, with product MFSVRRLFSITITAALAAFIFTGCADSNAARKDGKLSIVCTTFSEYDWTKNIIGDTDSAEITYLLGSGIDLHNYQPTAQDILTISNCDLLMYVGGESESWVTDTLQDARNKDMKILRLFDVLGQSVKEEELKEGMEPEEEEEEGEEEGPEYDEHVWLSVKNAEVICRAICDSLCEKDPDNAAKYRANLDSYEAELKALDTGFAEMAAAAKTRTVLFGDRFPFRYLVDDYGIDYYAAFVGCSAETAASFETIAKLSEKVNELGLDTVFIIENSDDSIAKSIIANSKKKDISIEKLNSLQSVTAKDINSGAAYISLMNENLETLKRVLDK